Proteins from one Gimesia maris genomic window:
- a CDS encoding SAM-dependent methyltransferase, with amino-acid sequence MLQNHPITQQESSSSKIGILNSTCRQLLLKKLNGLVRGQITLREGTQSTVFGKDESDLRVVVTVHHPRFYQAAVRGGGLGIAQALMDGDWSTDDLTGLVRIFIRNLDVTDQFEGGLARMRQAVARMGHWFRRNTRIGAAQNIQEHYDLGNDFYRLFLDETMSYSCGVFEHSDATMREASVSKLDRVCRHLNLQPHDHLLEIGTGWGGLALYAAQNYGCRVTTTTISREQYHLAAERIDAAGLSGKVKLLLTDYRDLEGQYDKLVSIEMIEAVGAEFFETYFQKCCELLRPEGMMFLQSIVIKDQRFQEYLKSVDFIRRYIFPGGCLPSVAAILETTARVTDLRLLRLDDIAPHYAQTLRCWREQFHERLDEVRALGYSESFIRMWNYYFCYCEAAFEERQCNTVQMLFARPDSRFDPQFIQSDEIRSLPELEVSA; translated from the coding sequence ATGCTGCAAAACCATCCTATCACACAGCAGGAATCGTCATCTTCAAAAATTGGAATATTGAATTCTACCTGTCGACAGTTGCTTTTAAAAAAGCTGAACGGGTTAGTTCGAGGACAGATCACACTGAGAGAAGGGACGCAATCTACTGTTTTTGGTAAAGATGAATCAGATTTACGGGTCGTAGTCACTGTTCATCACCCTCGCTTTTATCAGGCCGCAGTACGGGGGGGCGGGTTGGGTATCGCACAGGCTTTAATGGATGGTGACTGGTCCACGGATGACCTCACAGGACTCGTGCGGATCTTTATCCGAAACCTGGATGTGACCGACCAGTTTGAAGGGGGGCTGGCCCGCATGCGACAGGCTGTTGCACGCATGGGGCACTGGTTTCGAAGGAATACACGCATCGGCGCTGCTCAGAATATTCAGGAACACTACGATCTGGGCAACGACTTTTATCGTTTGTTTCTTGACGAAACGATGAGTTACTCCTGTGGCGTCTTTGAGCACTCTGATGCAACAATGCGGGAAGCCTCCGTGTCAAAACTGGATCGGGTTTGTCGACATCTGAATCTGCAGCCTCATGATCATCTGCTGGAAATCGGAACTGGCTGGGGAGGTCTGGCATTATATGCTGCACAGAATTATGGTTGTCGCGTAACGACAACAACCATCTCTCGAGAACAGTACCATCTGGCAGCAGAGCGTATTGATGCTGCAGGATTGTCGGGTAAGGTGAAACTGTTGTTAACGGATTATCGGGATCTGGAGGGACAATATGACAAACTGGTGTCGATTGAAATGATCGAAGCTGTGGGAGCCGAGTTCTTTGAAACCTACTTTCAAAAATGTTGTGAACTGCTGCGACCAGAGGGGATGATGTTTCTCCAGAGTATTGTGATCAAAGATCAGCGGTTTCAGGAATATCTTAAGAGTGTTGATTTCATCAGACGATATATTTTTCCCGGCGGTTGTCTGCCTTCTGTCGCCGCGATATTAGAAACCACTGCCAGGGTGACCGATCTGCGACTGTTGCGACTGGATGATATCGCCCCGCATTATGCACAGACCCTGCGTTGCTGGCGAGAACAGTTCCACGAACGACTCGATGAGGTGCGCGCGTTGGGTTATTCCGAATCTTTTATCCGGATGTGGAATTATTACTTCTGTTATTGTGAAGCAGCATTTGAAGAGCGGCAATGCAATACCGTGCAGATGTTGTTTGCCCGGCCTGATAGTCGGTTCGACCCG